TTTAAAAGTTGCTTTGTATTTGAATATGATATTGATAATATCTCTCCTAAAATTTCTCTTCTTAATTTAGAATCTTTATTACCTGATAAATTATTATCCAAAATATCTTTCATACTAAATTTTTCTTTATTAGTCTTTTCTTCATATCTAATGTTTTTAAAAATATCTATGATATCTTCATCTTTCATATTCTCTATGCCTATATTTTTATCTTTTGTTGCTTTTTTTCTATCTGCATATAAATTTATAATACCATCTATTTTAGAGTTTATTTTTTCTCTTATTTTAATACCTGCAAAATCTGGATCTGTTAATAAATAGATTGTATTATTTTCACTTAATTTTTTTAAATCATCTATTTTTTTATTATTTGCACCACTCATGCCATTTAATATAAATATATTAGCGTCTAATACACGGCTAAGGGCCGTTTTGTCATCACGACCCTCTACCACTATTATTCCATTTAATTTAATCAATCTTATACCCCTCTAATATTTTTAATAAATATTCCCATGTATTCGCTACTGCTTCTATGCTCATTCTCTCATCAGGTGTATGTGGATTTTTAATATCTGGTCCTATTGATATTATATCTAAATTAGGATTGTGTTCAGAAAATATTCCACATTCAAGACCTGCGTGTATTGCCAATATTTCAGGTTTATAACCATTTTGTTTTTCAAAAACTTTTGCAAAATAATCTCTTATTGGAGAATCTTTTTTATATTCCCATGGATTACAAAAGTCTAATATTTCTCCTTTTGCTCCATATTTTTCTGCATATTTTAGTACATAATCAACTATATATCTTTGTTCTTTTGCCTTACTACTTCTAACTAGACTATTGAAATAAAATTCTTTTGTATTTTCTTTTTCTCTTGTTTCTAATATTCCTAAATTTAATGATGTTTGTATTAAATTTTCAATTTCAGTACTCTTTCTAATAACACTAGTTGGATGAGTTAGAATATATCTTAATAGTCTTTCAGTATTAGTTTCATTTAATTGTTTTTGATTAGAATATTCAACCTTTTCTAAAACTCCCAACATTTCTTTTTCTGTTTCTTTAAATGCAAAATTAAGACCATCTAATGATAATTGTAATAAATCATTTATTTCATTAAATTCTCCATTTATTACTAATGTTGCCATTGCTTCTCTTGGTATAGTATTATTTTTAGCCCCACCATTGAAATCCACTATATTAGTATCAAACATTATTGATATTTTAGAAATTAATTCAGCTAATATCTTATTGGCATTGGCTCTATTTTCGTGTATATCGCCACCACTATGTCCACCTTGTAAACCTTTAACTTCTATAGTATATATTTTATCTTTAAGTGTTACTTGTTCACTATTTAATTCTAGTGTACTTGCAACTGCAGAACAACCTGCACTACTTACATATATACTACCGTATTGTTCACTATCTATATTAACTAATATATCTGATTCTAATTTTGTAATATCAAAATTTTCTGCTCCTGACATTGATACTTCTTCATCAGTAGTAAGTAATATTTCAAGTTTTGGATGTTTTATTTCATCACTTTCTAATATAGACATTACCATAGCAACGCAAATTCCGTTATCTGCTCCTAATGTAGTTCCATCTGCTTTTATAAATCCATCTTCTACTTTAACTTTTATTGCTTCTTTTTCAAAATCAAATTCTACATTTTTATTTTTATCACAAACCATGTCCATATGACCTTGAAGTGCAATTGCTTTATATTTTTCATAACCTTTACTTGCTTCTTTTCTGATTAATATATTATTGCTTTCATCTTGATAAACATAAAGATTATGCTTTTTAGCAAAATCTACTAAATAATCACTAATTGCCTTTTCATTCCCTGAACCCCTTGGTATCTTTGATATTTCTAAAAAATGATGAAACACTCTTTCAGGATACAAATTCTCTAAATTCATTTTAATACCTCCTACAATATATTATCTAATAATTCTTCTAAGTATCTTCTATCTTCTTGTGATAAATCATGATTTTTCTTTAATTTTTCTAGTATAGGATCACTAGAACCTACTAAACTTCTATCTAATATTTTTATTATTAATTTTTTATAATATTCCATTTTTACCTTCCTATTTTACTTTGTATTCTTTTAATGCTTCTAATAAATAATCCCATGTATTTGCTACCGCTTCTATACTCATTTTCTCATCAGGTGTATGTGGATTTTTAATATCTGGTCCTATTGATATTATATCTAAGCTAGGATTTTTAATAGCAAATATTCCACATTCAAGACCTGCATGCATAGCCATTATTTTAGGTTTAAAACCATTTTGTTTTTCGAATATATTAAAAAAATGTTCTCTTATCTCAGAATCTTTTTTATATTCCCATGGATTGTATTTTTCTAGTATAGTTAATTTTGCTCCAAATCTTTCTGTATATTTTGTTACATAGTCTAAAATATCAGCTTGCTCTTTTTGTTTAAGACCCCTTATTAAACTATTAACTTTCATATCATTATCACTAGTTTTTACAATTGCTAAATTAAGTGAAGTTTGTATTAAATTATCCATATCTTTACTTTTTCTAATTACACCTGTTGGGTAATTTTTTATATATTCTAAAACCTTTTTAGTTGATTTATTTGTTAGTTGCTTTATATTAGTATACGATACCTTTTGTAATACTGCAAGTATACTTTTTTCACTTTCTTTATACTGATAATTCAAACAATCTGTAAATAATTGTAATATGTGATTTATTTTATCATATTCTTCATTTACAACAAGAGTTGCTATAGCTTCTCTTGGTATAGTATTATTTTTACTCCCACCATTAAAATTAATAATATTCACATCAAACATAGTTGAAATATTAGATATTAATTCAGCCAAAACTTTATTAGCATTTGCCCTATTTTCAGATATATCTATTCCACTATGTCCGCCTTGTAGACCTTTAACTTCAATAGTATATATGTTATCTTTTAATATAGTTTCTTCAAGCTCTATTTCTAATATACTTTGTGTAATAAATGAACCTGCACTACTTACATAAATACTTCCATATTCTTCACTATCTATATTAACTAAAACCTTAGATTTTATTTTTGATATGTCGAATTTTTTAGCCCCTATCATTCCAGATTCTTCATAACTTGTAAGTAATATTTCAAGTTCTGGATGCTTTATTTCATTACTTTCCAATATTGCAAGAGCCATGGCAACAAAAATACCATTATCTGCACCTAGCGTTGTTCCATCCGCTGTTAAAAATCCATCTACTACTTGAAGTTTAATTGCCTCATTTTTAAAATCAAAATCTACTTCATTATTCTTTTCGCATACCATATCTAAATGTCCTTGTAAGGCAATAGAATTATATGCTTCATACCCTTTACTTGCTTCTTTTCTAACCAATACATTAAAAGCTTCATCTTGATATACAAAAAGCTTATGTTTATTAGCAAAATCCACTATATAATCACTTATAGCCTTTTCATTTCCAGATTCTCTTGGTATTTTTGATATTTGTTCAAAATAATAAAATACTCTTTCAGGGTATATTTTTTTTAATTCCATATATTTCATCTCATTTCTTATTTACTTTATTAAATTATACACTATTTTAAGTATATTGTCATTAATTTACAAAAAGTATTTATATAAAAACAAGGCTTAATAAGATA
This Oceanivirga salmonicida DNA region includes the following protein-coding sequences:
- a CDS encoding aminoacyl-histidine dipeptidase, with amino-acid sequence MNLENLYPERVFHHFLEISKIPRGSGNEKAISDYLVDFAKKHNLYVYQDESNNILIRKEASKGYEKYKAIALQGHMDMVCDKNKNVEFDFEKEAIKVKVEDGFIKADGTTLGADNGICVAMVMSILESDEIKHPKLEILLTTDEEVSMSGAENFDITKLESDILVNIDSEQYGSIYVSSAGCSAVASTLELNSEQVTLKDKIYTIEVKGLQGGHSGGDIHENRANANKILAELISKISIMFDTNIVDFNGGAKNNTIPREAMATLVINGEFNEINDLLQLSLDGLNFAFKETEKEMLGVLEKVEYSNQKQLNETNTERLLRYILTHPTSVIRKSTEIENLIQTSLNLGILETREKENTKEFYFNSLVRSSKAKEQRYIVDYVLKYAEKYGAKGEILDFCNPWEYKKDSPIRDYFAKVFEKQNGYKPEILAIHAGLECGIFSEHNPNLDIISIGPDIKNPHTPDERMSIEAVANTWEYLLKILEGYKID
- the pepD gene encoding beta-Ala-His dipeptidase; its protein translation is MELKKIYPERVFYYFEQISKIPRESGNEKAISDYIVDFANKHKLFVYQDEAFNVLVRKEASKGYEAYNSIALQGHLDMVCEKNNEVDFDFKNEAIKLQVVDGFLTADGTTLGADNGIFVAMALAILESNEIKHPELEILLTSYEESGMIGAKKFDISKIKSKVLVNIDSEEYGSIYVSSAGSFITQSILEIELEETILKDNIYTIEVKGLQGGHSGIDISENRANANKVLAELISNISTMFDVNIINFNGGSKNNTIPREAIATLVVNEEYDKINHILQLFTDCLNYQYKESEKSILAVLQKVSYTNIKQLTNKSTKKVLEYIKNYPTGVIRKSKDMDNLIQTSLNLAIVKTSDNDMKVNSLIRGLKQKEQADILDYVTKYTERFGAKLTILEKYNPWEYKKDSEIREHFFNIFEKQNGFKPKIMAMHAGLECGIFAIKNPSLDIISIGPDIKNPHTPDEKMSIEAVANTWDYLLEALKEYKVK